Proteins encoded within one genomic window of Jiangella mangrovi:
- the nagA gene encoding N-acetylglucosamine-6-phosphate deacetylase: MSVITGARMVTPEGVVEDGWLRVDGGRIAALGQGTGPEPTTPTDRDLAGRWLVPGFVDMHTHGGGGGTVVGADPEAIRTFVATHRRHGTTSIVASLVSGAYDALEHDVRALAELTDDGLIAGVHLEGPWISPVRKGAHDATTLRTPEPAAVERLLTAGRGAVRMVTLAPELDHGLDAVRAVVAAGAVAAVGHTDATYDVTRQAVDAGATVATHLFNAMAPVHHRDPGPIVALLEDERVTVELILDGVHLHPAVARMVRAATASAAGHARIALVTDAMDATDIGDGDYVLGGLAVRVEDGVARLVEGGSIAGSTLTMDRAFRFAVDQAGFTVPEAVRATSATPARLLGIDGRTGALATGLDADLVVLGADLTVEAVMTRGKWSTP, from the coding sequence ATGTCGGTGATCACCGGCGCGAGGATGGTCACGCCCGAGGGCGTGGTGGAGGACGGCTGGCTGCGGGTCGACGGCGGCCGCATCGCCGCGCTGGGCCAGGGAACGGGACCTGAGCCGACCACCCCGACGGACCGCGACCTCGCCGGACGCTGGCTGGTCCCCGGCTTCGTCGACATGCACACCCACGGCGGTGGCGGCGGCACCGTCGTCGGCGCCGATCCCGAGGCGATCCGCACCTTCGTCGCCACCCACCGCCGCCACGGCACGACGTCCATCGTCGCCAGCCTGGTCAGCGGCGCCTACGACGCGCTGGAGCACGACGTCCGGGCGCTGGCCGAGCTCACCGACGACGGCCTGATCGCGGGCGTCCACCTCGAGGGGCCGTGGATCTCGCCGGTCCGCAAGGGCGCCCACGACGCCACGACCCTGCGCACGCCCGAGCCGGCCGCCGTCGAACGCCTGCTCACCGCCGGCCGCGGCGCCGTCCGCATGGTCACGCTCGCGCCGGAGCTCGACCACGGCCTCGACGCCGTCCGCGCGGTCGTCGCCGCGGGCGCCGTCGCCGCCGTCGGGCACACCGACGCCACGTACGACGTCACCCGTCAGGCCGTCGACGCCGGCGCGACCGTCGCGACGCACCTGTTCAACGCGATGGCGCCGGTGCACCACCGCGACCCCGGGCCGATCGTCGCGCTGCTCGAGGACGAACGGGTCACCGTCGAGCTGATCCTCGACGGCGTCCACCTGCACCCCGCGGTCGCCCGCATGGTCCGCGCGGCGACGGCGTCAGCGGCCGGTCACGCCCGGATCGCACTGGTCACCGACGCCATGGACGCCACCGACATCGGCGACGGCGACTACGTGCTCGGCGGGCTCGCGGTGCGGGTCGAGGACGGCGTCGCCCGGCTGGTCGAGGGGGGCTCCATCGCCGGCAGCACGCTGACCATGGACCGCGCGTTCCGGTTCGCCGTCGACCAGGCCGGGTTCACCGTGCCGGAGGCGGTGCGCGCGACGTCGGCCACCCCGGCCCGGCTGCTGGGCATCGACGGGCGCACGGGCGCACTCGCCACGGGACTGGACGCCGACCTCGTCGTCCTCGGCGCCGATCTGACCGTCGAGGCCGTCATGACCCGCGGGAAGTGGAGCACTCCCTAG
- the pdxH gene encoding pyridoxamine 5'-phosphate oxidase: MEEGLPRMRRRYTAGRLLERDLAPDPFDEFRAWLHDAVTVGIAEPNAMVLGTVGPDGQPSSRSVLLKGIDDGGFVFFTNTGSRKAAEIAGNPRVSLCFPWIAMERQVLVCGSASTVSRAATLAYWRTRPRESQIGAWASRQSSVIATREELEAAAVAVAEQYPDEVPLPDFWSGFRVVPASVEFWQGGVARLHDRLRYRPTADGAGWIVERLAP; the protein is encoded by the coding sequence GTGGAGGAAGGACTGCCCCGGATGCGCCGGCGCTACACCGCCGGACGGCTGCTCGAACGCGACCTCGCCCCCGATCCGTTCGACGAGTTCCGGGCCTGGCTGCACGACGCCGTCACCGTGGGCATCGCCGAGCCGAACGCCATGGTGCTGGGCACCGTGGGGCCCGACGGGCAGCCGAGCAGCCGGTCCGTCCTGCTCAAGGGCATCGACGACGGCGGCTTCGTCTTCTTCACCAACACCGGCTCGCGCAAGGCGGCCGAGATCGCCGGCAACCCGCGGGTCTCGCTGTGCTTCCCCTGGATCGCCATGGAACGCCAGGTCCTGGTCTGCGGCTCGGCGTCGACGGTGTCACGTGCGGCCACGCTGGCCTACTGGCGCACCCGGCCGCGGGAGTCGCAGATCGGCGCCTGGGCCAGCCGGCAGTCCAGCGTCATCGCGACGCGCGAGGAGTTGGAGGCGGCGGCCGTTGCCGTGGCGGAGCAGTACCCCGACGAGGTCCCGCTGCCCGACTTCTGGAGCGGCTTCCGGGTGGTGCCCGCGTCGGTGGAGTTCTGGCAGGGCGGGGTGGCGAGGCTGCACGACAGGCTGCGGTACCGCCCCACGGCCGACGGCGCGGGCTGGATCGTGGAGCGGCTCGCTCCCTGA
- a CDS encoding citrate synthase 2, whose protein sequence is MTEVKHGLEGVVAFETQIAEPDKEGGALRYRGVDIDDLVGRVPFGNVWGLLVDGGFDPGLPPAEHLDLPIRTGDVRVDVQSSLATLAPLWGFKALLDTSDDDARDQLARSASTALSFVAQSARHVAGEAPVPDEVVARAGSIVEQFMVRWRGEPDPRHTAAVDAYLTSAAEHGMNASTFTARVVASTGADVAASLSAAVGAMSGPLHGGAPSRVLAMIEEIERTGDPVGYVKGILDRGERLMGFGHRVYRAEDPRARTLRRVARELGAPRYEVAEAFEKAALSELHERKPDRVLATNVEFWAAIVLDFAEVPASMFTSMFTSARTAGWCAHILEQKKTGRLVRPSAMYTGPGERTPDSVPGWDPTWAA, encoded by the coding sequence ATGACCGAGGTCAAGCATGGCCTTGAGGGTGTCGTAGCGTTCGAAACGCAGATCGCCGAGCCCGACAAGGAAGGTGGTGCGCTCCGCTACCGCGGAGTCGACATCGACGACCTCGTCGGCCGGGTGCCGTTCGGCAACGTCTGGGGGCTGCTGGTCGACGGCGGCTTCGACCCCGGCCTGCCGCCCGCCGAGCACCTGGACCTGCCCATTCGCACCGGTGACGTCCGGGTCGACGTGCAGAGCTCGCTCGCCACGCTGGCACCGCTGTGGGGCTTCAAGGCGCTGCTCGACACCAGCGACGACGACGCCCGCGACCAGCTGGCCCGGTCGGCGTCGACGGCGCTGAGCTTCGTCGCCCAGTCGGCCCGGCACGTGGCCGGCGAGGCTCCCGTGCCCGACGAGGTCGTCGCCCGGGCCGGCAGCATCGTCGAGCAGTTCATGGTGCGCTGGCGCGGCGAGCCGGACCCCCGTCACACCGCCGCCGTCGACGCCTACCTCACGTCGGCCGCCGAGCACGGCATGAACGCGTCGACGTTCACCGCGCGGGTGGTCGCCTCCACGGGTGCCGACGTCGCCGCGTCACTGTCGGCCGCCGTCGGCGCCATGAGCGGCCCGCTGCACGGCGGCGCGCCCTCGCGGGTGCTTGCCATGATCGAAGAGATCGAGCGCACCGGCGACCCCGTCGGCTACGTCAAGGGCATCCTCGACCGCGGCGAGCGGCTCATGGGCTTCGGCCACCGGGTCTACCGCGCCGAGGACCCCCGCGCCCGCACGCTGCGCCGGGTCGCTCGCGAGCTGGGCGCGCCGCGCTACGAGGTCGCCGAGGCGTTCGAGAAGGCCGCGCTGTCCGAGCTGCACGAGCGCAAGCCCGACCGCGTGCTCGCCACCAACGTGGAGTTCTGGGCCGCCATCGTGCTCGACTTCGCCGAGGTCCCGGCCTCGATGTTCACGTCGATGTTCACCTCCGCCCGCACCGCCGGCTGGTGCGCGCACATCCTCGAGCAGAAGAAGACCGGCCGCCTGGTCCGCCCGTCGGCCATGTACACCGGCCCGGGCGAGCGCACGCCCGACTCCGTTCCCGGCTGGGACCCCACCTGGGCCGCCTGA
- the serC gene encoding phosphoserine transaminase has translation MTDTVQIPDDLKPADGRFGSGPSKVRPEALANLAAHGAEVLGTSHRQAPVKNLVRRVREGVADLLNLPEGYEVVLSNGGTTAFWDAAAFGLVRQKAQHLSFGEFSSKFGTVTKTAPWLDEPSIVKAEPGSLPVPVAEDGVDVYAWPHNETSTGVMAPVRRVAGAADDALVLVDATSGAGGLPVDASQADVYYFAPQKNFGSDGGLWIAAFSPAALARVEEIAATGRYVPAFLDLPTAVDNSSKDQTYNTPAVATLFLLADQLDWLNGNGGLEFAVGRTTASSSHLYSWAEKTPYTTPYVADPEARSLVVGTIDFDDSVDAAAVAKVLRANGIVDVEPYRKLGRNQLRVAMFPAVDPADVEALTASIDFVVEKLGA, from the coding sequence ATGACCGACACTGTGCAGATCCCCGACGACCTCAAGCCCGCCGACGGCCGCTTCGGCTCGGGCCCCAGCAAGGTCCGCCCCGAGGCGCTGGCCAACCTCGCCGCCCACGGCGCCGAGGTCCTGGGCACCTCGCACCGGCAGGCGCCGGTCAAGAACCTCGTCCGCCGCGTCCGCGAGGGCGTCGCCGACCTGCTGAACCTGCCCGAGGGCTACGAGGTCGTCCTGAGCAACGGCGGCACCACGGCGTTCTGGGACGCCGCCGCATTCGGCCTGGTCCGGCAGAAGGCGCAGCACCTGTCGTTCGGCGAGTTCTCGTCGAAGTTCGGCACCGTCACCAAGACCGCCCCGTGGCTCGACGAGCCCAGCATCGTCAAGGCCGAGCCGGGCTCGCTGCCCGTGCCGGTGGCCGAGGACGGCGTCGACGTCTACGCGTGGCCGCACAACGAGACCTCGACCGGTGTCATGGCCCCGGTCCGCCGGGTCGCGGGCGCCGCAGACGACGCGCTCGTGCTCGTCGACGCCACCAGCGGCGCCGGCGGCCTGCCGGTCGACGCCTCGCAGGCCGACGTCTACTACTTCGCGCCGCAGAAGAACTTCGGCTCGGACGGCGGGCTGTGGATCGCCGCCTTCTCGCCGGCCGCTCTGGCCCGCGTCGAGGAGATCGCCGCCACCGGCCGCTACGTCCCGGCGTTCCTCGACCTGCCGACGGCCGTCGACAACTCCAGCAAGGACCAGACGTACAACACCCCGGCGGTTGCCACGCTGTTCCTGCTGGCCGACCAGCTCGACTGGCTCAATGGCAACGGCGGCCTCGAGTTCGCCGTCGGCCGCACCACCGCGTCGTCGAGCCACCTGTACAGCTGGGCCGAGAAGACCCCGTACACCACGCCGTACGTCGCCGACCCCGAGGCCCGCTCGCTGGTCGTCGGCACCATCGACTTCGACGACAGCGTCGACGCCGCCGCCGTCGCCAAGGTGCTGCGCGCCAACGGCATCGTCGACGTCGAGCCGTACCGCAAGCTGGGCCGCAACCAGCTGCGCGTCGCGATGTTCCCGGCGGTCGACCCCGCCGACGTCGAGGCCCTGACGGCGTCCATCGACTTCGTGGTCGAGAAGCTCGGCGCCTAG
- the thpR gene encoding RNA 2',3'-cyclic phosphodiesterase, protein MRLFAAIEPAPEALAHLDAVVAGVRDDVLRWAHPAGWHLTLAFYGEVAEEKLPELTERLGRAARRHPATRARLAGAGRFGTSVLWAGVDGDGVALRGLAGSARAAGRRTGVGHEDTQRFRPHVTLARARGAADLRLYVERLTGYEGPEWTAGAVTLLRSHPGGPGRGPRYEPLATLPLTGTS, encoded by the coding sequence ATGCGGCTGTTCGCGGCCATCGAGCCGGCACCCGAGGCGCTGGCGCATCTCGACGCCGTCGTCGCCGGGGTGCGCGACGACGTGCTGCGCTGGGCCCACCCGGCCGGCTGGCACCTCACGCTCGCGTTCTACGGCGAGGTCGCCGAAGAGAAGCTGCCCGAGCTGACCGAGCGGCTGGGGCGGGCCGCCCGCCGGCATCCCGCGACCCGCGCACGCCTCGCCGGCGCGGGACGGTTCGGCACCTCGGTCCTGTGGGCGGGGGTCGACGGCGACGGCGTCGCCCTGCGTGGGCTGGCGGGCTCGGCCCGGGCGGCCGGACGGCGCACGGGTGTTGGCCACGAGGACACGCAGCGGTTCCGCCCGCACGTCACCCTCGCCCGAGCCCGTGGCGCGGCCGACCTGCGGCTGTACGTCGAGCGGCTGACCGGCTACGAGGGGCCGGAGTGGACCGCCGGCGCCGTCACGCTGCTCCGATCGCACCCCGGAGGGCCCGGCCGCGGTCCGCGCTACGAACCGCTCGCCACCCTGCCGCTGACCGGCACGAGCTGA
- a CDS encoding MFS transporter yields MSPTFHSLRHRNYRLYWSGMFLSNVGTWMQRIAQDWLVLVVLGGGAQAVGITTGLQFLPFLLVAPFGGLLADRFDKRKLLVFTNAFLGLVGLTLGVLTLTGVAQIWHVYVLAFLLGVGSALDNPARQAFVSELVAKDDLTNAVALNSASFNAARLIGPGVAGILIGLIGTGWVFILNGASFVSPILALLLLRGVGSRPRRDEERAGAFSQLREGVSYVRSRPDLLMVFTIMFGLGTFGMNFQMTMALMATDVYDKGPGEYGLLGSIMAIGTLSGALVAARRRVPRRRLIVGGAVVFGVFEVAAGLMPSYVLFAVSLVPVGIIAMTVLTAANAYVQTTVPQYVRGRVMSLYMMIFMGGTPFGAPVIGFVAEAFGARWSLLGGGILTAAFAVAALLILAPKSGVIVRTRLRPRPGLVIVTTAPAPMPADVPGPVRAGTRDAVSAA; encoded by the coding sequence GTGAGCCCTACCTTCCATTCCCTCCGGCACCGCAACTACCGGCTCTACTGGTCGGGCATGTTCCTGTCCAACGTCGGCACCTGGATGCAGCGCATCGCGCAGGACTGGCTGGTGCTGGTCGTGCTCGGCGGCGGGGCGCAGGCCGTGGGCATCACCACCGGCCTGCAGTTCCTGCCGTTCCTGCTGGTAGCGCCGTTCGGCGGGCTGCTGGCCGACCGGTTCGACAAGCGCAAGCTGCTGGTGTTCACCAACGCGTTCCTCGGCCTCGTCGGGCTCACGCTCGGCGTCCTGACGCTCACCGGCGTCGCCCAGATCTGGCACGTCTACGTGCTGGCGTTCCTGCTCGGTGTCGGCAGCGCGCTCGACAACCCGGCCCGGCAGGCGTTCGTGTCGGAACTGGTGGCCAAGGACGACCTCACCAACGCGGTCGCCCTCAACAGCGCGTCGTTCAACGCGGCTCGCCTCATCGGGCCGGGCGTGGCGGGCATCCTCATCGGGCTCATCGGCACCGGCTGGGTGTTCATCCTCAACGGCGCCTCGTTCGTCTCGCCGATCCTCGCGCTGCTGCTCCTCCGCGGCGTCGGCAGCCGGCCCAGGCGCGACGAGGAGCGCGCGGGCGCGTTCTCGCAGCTGCGCGAGGGTGTGTCCTACGTGCGGTCGCGGCCCGACCTGCTCATGGTGTTCACCATCATGTTCGGGCTCGGCACGTTCGGCATGAACTTCCAGATGACCATGGCGCTCATGGCCACCGACGTCTACGACAAGGGGCCGGGCGAGTACGGCCTGCTCGGCTCGATCATGGCCATCGGCACGCTGTCCGGTGCGCTCGTCGCGGCCCGGCGCCGGGTGCCGCGCCGCCGGCTCATCGTCGGCGGGGCGGTCGTCTTCGGCGTGTTCGAGGTGGCGGCCGGCCTGATGCCGTCGTACGTCCTGTTCGCCGTCTCGCTGGTGCCGGTCGGCATCATCGCCATGACGGTGCTCACGGCGGCCAACGCCTACGTGCAGACGACGGTGCCGCAGTACGTCCGCGGCCGGGTCATGTCGCTGTACATGATGATCTTCATGGGTGGCACGCCCTTCGGCGCGCCCGTCATCGGCTTCGTCGCCGAGGCGTTCGGCGCCCGCTGGTCGCTGCTCGGCGGCGGCATCCTGACCGCCGCGTTCGCCGTGGCCGCGCTGCTGATCCTGGCGCCGAAGAGCGGCGTCATCGTGCGTACGCGGCTGCGGCCCCGGCCCGGCCTCGTCATCGTCACCACCGCCCCGGCCCCCATGCCGGCCGACGTGCCCGGGCCCGTCCGCGCCGGCACCCGCGACGCCGTCAGCGCCGCCTGA
- a CDS encoding MarR family transcriptional regulator — MPATKTSQNTAPQGQPARSGSAQPRTQAGLASSLRIAVGRLNRRVRNQREDDSLTLNQLSALAILERKGPLPVGELAACERIRPPSMTRIVSGLEELGLAVREPDPVDRRVTNVRITEAGKARTTADRKRRDAWLTHRLRDLTPDERERLRAALPVLEKLAGL, encoded by the coding sequence GTGCCAGCGACGAAGACCTCTCAGAACACCGCGCCCCAGGGCCAGCCGGCGCGCTCGGGCTCGGCGCAGCCGCGTACCCAGGCCGGGCTGGCCAGCTCCCTCCGCATCGCCGTCGGACGGCTGAACCGCCGGGTCCGCAACCAGCGCGAGGACGACTCCCTGACGCTGAACCAGCTGTCCGCGCTGGCCATCCTCGAGCGCAAGGGCCCGCTGCCGGTCGGCGAGCTGGCCGCGTGCGAGCGCATCCGCCCGCCGTCCATGACCCGCATCGTGTCGGGCCTCGAGGAGCTGGGTCTCGCCGTCCGCGAGCCCGACCCGGTCGACCGCCGGGTCACCAACGTCCGCATCACCGAGGCCGGCAAGGCGCGCACCACCGCCGACCGCAAGCGTCGCGACGCCTGGCTGACGCACAGGCTGCGCGACCTCACCCCCGACGAGCGCGAGCGGCTGCGCGCCGCACTGCCCGTGCTCGAGAAGCTGGCCGGCCTGTGA
- a CDS encoding DUF2530 domain-containing protein has product MAKRRRRSPGEPEVEAVEPHEVQPLDVDGVRTVAVVTVLWAVAFVLLALRMDTLQAEGRGWWVWTCLAGVGLGLLGLEYARKRRDAIEFEREEAEAALAEGFGDGADGGEVLTRGEVIARGAEADVSGPRSAPDSVTRPIDTGDVPPVRPEPARPDATRVDLPPTRPATRPGPDPRGGRPDTTTHGRPGWSGDQAGGQPGGQPGGPVQTPGAAERPTAPSTRPGAPAARPGAGEGPAAPQRPAAGASRPAPGERPAAGAQRPSAGPDRPGLGSDRPGLGSDRPGAGVPPRAGANESPAAPPRPATGAPRPGAAAPQRPAAAPRPASPQPARSERPAAAAPRPRADETPAAPPQPALPRPATPQPAPSERPAARRGTPPASELFGEPVSRPAGPVDDDEPLLDTMFGGGPRRPAAEEPPADADDTTEGGSQYRGRRARRSDTA; this is encoded by the coding sequence ATGGCGAAGCGTCGGCGGCGGTCCCCCGGGGAGCCCGAGGTCGAGGCGGTCGAGCCCCACGAGGTTCAGCCGCTCGACGTCGACGGCGTTCGCACGGTCGCCGTCGTCACCGTCCTCTGGGCGGTCGCCTTCGTGCTGCTGGCCCTGCGCATGGACACCCTGCAGGCCGAGGGGCGCGGCTGGTGGGTCTGGACCTGCCTCGCCGGCGTCGGGCTCGGGCTGCTCGGCCTCGAGTACGCCCGCAAACGCCGCGACGCCATCGAGTTCGAGCGCGAAGAGGCCGAGGCGGCACTCGCCGAGGGCTTCGGCGACGGCGCCGACGGCGGTGAGGTGCTGACGCGCGGCGAGGTGATCGCCCGCGGCGCCGAGGCCGACGTGTCCGGTCCGCGCAGCGCGCCCGACTCCGTCACGCGGCCCATCGACACCGGCGACGTGCCCCCGGTCCGGCCCGAGCCCGCGCGCCCCGACGCCACCCGCGTCGACCTGCCGCCCACGCGACCGGCCACCCGGCCGGGTCCCGATCCGCGCGGCGGCCGCCCCGACACCACGACCCACGGCCGGCCCGGCTGGTCCGGCGATCAGGCCGGCGGCCAGCCGGGGGGCCAGCCCGGCGGCCCGGTTCAGACGCCCGGCGCGGCGGAGCGCCCGACGGCGCCGTCGACCCGGCCCGGTGCGCCGGCTGCCCGCCCCGGTGCGGGCGAGGGTCCGGCGGCGCCTCAGCGGCCCGCCGCCGGAGCATCACGACCCGCTCCGGGTGAACGACCGGCGGCAGGAGCACAGCGTCCGAGTGCCGGCCCCGATCGTCCTGGTCTCGGTTCGGATCGCCCGGGTCTCGGTTCGGACCGTCCGGGCGCCGGTGTGCCGCCGCGGGCCGGCGCGAACGAGAGCCCGGCCGCGCCGCCGCGCCCCGCCACCGGCGCACCACGTCCGGGTGCCGCCGCGCCGCAGCGCCCGGCCGCCGCGCCCCGGCCCGCGTCCCCGCAGCCCGCACGGTCCGAGCGCCCGGCCGCCGCCGCACCTCGGCCCCGCGCCGACGAGACTCCCGCCGCGCCGCCGCAGCCCGCGCTGCCGCGGCCCGCGACGCCCCAGCCCGCGCCGTCCGAGCGCCCGGCGGCCCGCCGTGGCACGCCGCCGGCCTCGGAGCTCTTCGGCGAGCCCGTCAGCCGGCCCGCCGGCCCGGTCGACGACGACGAGCCGCTGCTCGACACCATGTTCGGCGGCGGTCCCCGTCGTCCCGCCGCCGAGGAGCCGCCGGCCGACGCCGACGACACCACCGAGGGCGGCAGTCAGTATCGCGGCCGCCGAGCGCGCCGCTCCGACACCGCCTGA
- a CDS encoding NCS2 family permease encodes MSDTGTTTTEPTEPTAIHRYFKITERGSTVGREVRGGLVTFFTMAYIIVLNPLIIGTVADVDGDYLGGGDVPDLAAVAATTALVAGVLTIAMGVVANFPLALAAGLGLNAFVAFGLAAQMTWADAMGLVVMEGLVILILVLTGFRQAVFGAVPRQLKTAISVGIGLFIALVGFVNAGFVRSTGTPAPPVGMGEGGSLTTWPVAVFCAGLIAVIVLYALKIRGAILWTIIGTTVLAVVVETVADLGTSSENPGGWNLNAPQWPDQIVDLPDFSLIGDFSLLGSWESVGVVSVLLFVFTLMLADFFDTMGTMVAVGGEGELLDEDGNPPNTTQILLVDSVAAAAGGAASVSSNTSYIESASGVGEGARTGLASVVTGVCFLLATFLAPLVAMVPNEAAAPALVLVGFLMMGQVREIAWDDAEIAIPAFLTLALMPFTYSISTGIGAGFLSFVIIKIAKGKAREVHPLLWIVAALFVVYFAITPIEDLLGVS; translated from the coding sequence ATGAGCGACACCGGAACGACCACCACCGAGCCCACCGAGCCGACCGCCATCCACCGCTACTTCAAGATCACCGAGCGCGGCTCGACCGTCGGCCGCGAGGTGCGTGGCGGCCTGGTCACGTTCTTCACGATGGCCTACATCATCGTGCTGAACCCGCTGATCATCGGCACCGTCGCCGACGTCGACGGCGACTATCTGGGCGGCGGCGACGTCCCCGACCTCGCGGCCGTTGCGGCGACGACGGCGCTGGTGGCCGGCGTGCTGACCATCGCCATGGGCGTGGTCGCGAACTTCCCGCTCGCGCTGGCCGCGGGCCTCGGGCTCAACGCGTTCGTCGCGTTCGGGCTGGCGGCGCAGATGACCTGGGCCGACGCCATGGGCCTGGTCGTCATGGAGGGCCTGGTCATCCTGATCCTGGTGCTGACGGGGTTCCGCCAGGCCGTGTTCGGGGCGGTCCCCCGCCAGCTGAAGACGGCCATCAGCGTCGGCATCGGCCTGTTCATCGCGCTGGTCGGCTTCGTGAACGCCGGGTTCGTGCGGTCGACGGGGACCCCGGCGCCGCCCGTGGGCATGGGCGAGGGCGGCTCGCTCACCACCTGGCCGGTCGCGGTGTTCTGCGCGGGCCTGATCGCCGTCATCGTGCTGTACGCGCTGAAGATCCGCGGCGCGATCCTGTGGACCATCATCGGGACCACGGTGCTCGCGGTGGTCGTCGAGACGGTGGCGGACCTGGGCACGTCGTCGGAGAACCCGGGCGGCTGGAACCTCAACGCGCCGCAGTGGCCCGACCAGATCGTCGACCTGCCGGACTTCTCGCTGATCGGCGACTTCAGCCTGCTCGGGTCGTGGGAGTCCGTCGGCGTCGTCAGCGTGCTGCTGTTCGTGTTCACCCTGATGCTGGCCGACTTCTTCGACACGATGGGGACCATGGTCGCCGTCGGCGGCGAGGGCGAGCTGCTGGACGAGGACGGCAACCCGCCGAACACCACGCAGATCCTGCTGGTCGACTCCGTCGCCGCGGCGGCGGGCGGCGCGGCGTCGGTGTCGAGCAACACGTCCTACATCGAGTCCGCGTCGGGTGTCGGCGAGGGCGCCCGCACCGGCCTGGCCAGCGTCGTGACAGGCGTCTGCTTCCTGCTGGCGACGTTCCTGGCGCCGCTGGTCGCCATGGTGCCCAACGAGGCGGCCGCCCCGGCGCTGGTGCTGGTCGGCTTCCTGATGATGGGCCAGGTCCGCGAGATCGCCTGGGACGACGCCGAGATCGCCATCCCGGCGTTCCTCACGCTGGCGCTGATGCCGTTCACGTATTCCATCAGCACCGGCATCGGGGCCGGGTTCCTCTCGTTCGTGATCATCAAGATCGCGAAGGGCAAGGCCCGCGAGGTGCACCCGCTGCTGTGGATCGTGGCGGCGCTGTTCGTGGTGTACTTCGCGATCACGCCGATCGAGGATCTGCTCGGCGTGAGCTGA
- a CDS encoding dienelactone hydrolase family protein — MTEIVLFHSVLGLRPGVLETAEQWRAAGHVVHVPDLYGGAVFDGYDEAFEFLDKYGGQDELLRRTDAAVDGVGPGVVYAGYSNGVLSVVHLVTSRPGAAGALSFHGSVPVRAVGAELWPSSVPVQVHEAELDPFREDDANREFAETVSASGASYHYYGYPGVSAHLFADASLTSEYDAQAAATMHGRALEFLAACEDRGR, encoded by the coding sequence ATGACCGAGATCGTGCTGTTCCACTCCGTCCTGGGGCTGCGTCCCGGCGTGCTCGAGACCGCGGAGCAGTGGCGGGCGGCGGGCCACGTCGTGCACGTGCCCGACCTCTACGGCGGCGCGGTCTTCGACGGCTACGACGAGGCGTTCGAGTTCCTCGACAAGTACGGCGGCCAGGACGAGCTGCTGCGCCGCACCGACGCCGCGGTCGACGGCGTCGGGCCCGGCGTGGTCTACGCGGGGTACTCCAACGGCGTGCTCTCGGTCGTGCACCTGGTCACCTCTCGGCCGGGCGCGGCCGGGGCGCTCTCGTTCCACGGGTCGGTGCCGGTCCGTGCGGTCGGCGCCGAGCTGTGGCCGTCGTCGGTCCCGGTGCAGGTGCACGAGGCCGAGCTCGACCCGTTCCGCGAGGACGACGCCAACCGTGAGTTCGCTGAGACCGTCAGCGCGTCCGGCGCGTCCTACCACTACTACGGCTACCCGGGCGTGTCGGCGCACCTGTTCGCCGATGCGTCGCTGACCAGCGAGTACGACGCGCAGGCCGCTGCCACCATGCACGGGCGTGCGCTCGAGTTCCTCGCGGCGTGTGAGGATCGGGGGCGCTGA